Proteins co-encoded in one Daphnia carinata strain CSIRO-1 chromosome 3, CSIRO_AGI_Dcar_HiC_V3, whole genome shotgun sequence genomic window:
- the LOC130692908 gene encoding SAYSvFN domain-containing protein 1-like, translating into MPQNIEEQLREYRRKKEAEIQMSSKESMWERFFPSKTANVFRSEITNKKVIPCFENAVENISVAKISDVVVVDNEGLSNSSTPGKTILHRPGFSEKSQSQEALQQEQSGRKTKAGRRNLSVQQVAADNQNGQFKYVLLCLKIILWMVLYLLCLELEFGALYVILSAFYLIFTNFRTGQRKPWEPSAYSVFNPGCEAIDGSLKPEQFEKEIRYGF; encoded by the exons ATGCCTCAGAATATCGAAGAACAATTAAGGGAATACCGCCGCAAAAAGGAAGCGGAAATTCAAATGTCAAGCAAGGAATCGATGTGGGAAAGGTTTTTTCCGAGTAAGACGGCAAATGTCTTCAGATCtgaaattacaaataaaaaagtcatTCCATGTTTTGAAAATGCTGTGGAGAACATCTCAGTAGCCAAAATTTCAGATGTAGTAGTTGTTGATAATGAAGGTTTAAGTAACAGTTCTACTCCAGGAAAAACAATACTTCACAGGCCTGGTTTTAGCGAAAAATCACAGTCACAAGAAGCACTACAACAAGAACAG TCTggtcgaaaaacaaaagctggaCGGCGGAATCTAAGTGTTCAACAAGTGGCAGCAGACAACCAAAATGGGCAGTTTAAATATGTTCTCCTTTGTTTGAAAATCATACTTTGGATGGTGCTTTATTTACTTTGCCTTGAACTGGAATTTGGTGCTTTGTATGTAATTTTATCAGCCTTCTACCTAATTTTTACTAATTTCAGAACTGGGCAAAGAAAACCATGGGAACCAAGTGCATATTCTGTATTTAATCCTGGTTGTGAGGCTATTGATGGCTCCCTAAAACCAGAACAATTTGAGAAAGAAATACGATATGGTTTTTAA